In Syngnathus acus chromosome 21, fSynAcu1.2, whole genome shotgun sequence, one genomic interval encodes:
- the LOC119115205 gene encoding actin-related protein 3: protein MAGRLPACVVDCGTGYTKLGYAGNTEPQFIVPSCIAIKESAKVGDQAQRRMMKGVDDLDFYIGDEAVDKPTYSTKWPIRHGIVEDWDLMERFMEQIIFKYLRAEPEDHYFLLTEPPLNTPENREYTAEIMFESFNVPGLYIAVQAVLALAASWTSRQVGERTLTGTVIDSGDGVTHVIPVAEGYVIGSCIKHIPIAGRDITYFTQQLLREREVGIPPEQSLETAKAVKERFSYVCPDLVKEFNKYDTDGSKWIKQYTGINTINKKEFTIDVGYERFLGPEIFFHPEFANPDFTQPISEVVDEVIQNCPIDVRRPLYKNIVLSGGSTMFRDFGRRLQRDIKRSVDARLKMSEELSGGKLKPKPIDVQVITHHMQRYAVWFGGSMLASTPEFYQVCHTKKDYEEIGPSICRHNPVFGVMS from the exons ttacACCAAACTGGGGTATGCAGGGAACACCGAGCCACAGTTCATCGTTCCATCAT gtaTTGCCATCAAAGAGTCAGCTAAGGTTGGAGACCAAGCTCAGCGGAGAATGATGAAGGGGGTGGATGACTTGGATTTCTATATTGGAGATGAAGCTGTAGACAAGCCCACATATTCCACAAAG TGGCCAATCCGTCATGGGATTGTTGAAGACTGGGACCTAATGGAGCGCTTCATGGAGCAAATCATCTTCAAGTACTTGAGGGCTGAACCTGAAGATCACTACTTCCTCTTG ACAGAACCTCCTTTGAACACACCAGAAAACCGAGAATACACAGCAGAGATCATGTTTGAATCCTTCAATGTTCCAGGGCTGTACATTGCTGTGCAG GCCGTCCTTGCTCTTGCAGCCTCTTGGACGTCCAGGCAAGTTGGAGAGAGGACATTGACAGGCACCGTTATTGACAGTGGTGACGGTGTAACCCATGTCATTCCTGTG GCTGAAGGTTATGTTATTGGCAGCTGTATAAAGCACATTCCCATCGCAGGAAGAGATATTACTTACTTCACCCAGCAGCTTCTAAGAGAGAGGGAGGTGGGCATACCACCAGAGCAGTCACTGGAGACGGCCAAGGCAGTCAAG GAGCGTTTCAGCTACGTGTGCCCAGATCTTGTCAAAGAGTTTAACAAGtatgacacagatggttccaAGTGGATTAAGCAATACACCGGCATCAACACCATCAACAAGAAAGAGTTCACTATCGATGTGGGATATGAGCGCTTTCTGGGACCTGAGATCTTCTTTCACCCAGAG TTTGCCAACCCAGACTTCACCCAACCGATCTCTGAGGTTGTTGATGAAGTCATCCAGAACTGCCCTATTGATGTCAGGCGTCCACTTTATAAG AACATTGTTCTGTCTGGAGGGTCCACAATGTTCAGGGATTTTGGTCGTCGTCTGCAGAGAGATATAAAGAGGTCTGTTGATGCCAGACTGAAAATGAGCGAAGAATTGAGTGGAGGCAAACTTAAG CCTAAACCAATTGATGTCCAAGTTATTACTCATCATATGCAGAGATATGCTGTCTGGTTTGGAGGCTCAATGTTAGCATCAACT CCCGAGTTCTACCAGGTTTGCCACACCAAAAAGGACTATGAAGAGATTGGGCCGAGCATCTGTCGCCACAATCCTGTGTTTGGAGTCATGTCTTAA